Proteins found in one Prosthecobacter debontii genomic segment:
- the murJ gene encoding murein biosynthesis integral membrane protein MurJ, whose amino-acid sequence MVESLRHQLSQLLDHTRKLFRLGVGSRIVSGFMLVAVLTMVSKGVSFIKDATVAHHFGTGDSLDAFLVAFGLLSFLAALAGGGLPEAFLPTYTQIAHQKGRHRALRLGVQSTGLHFISLLMLAGVCYLIAPSFINWATRGFNDEKQALAVHLMRHLLPFMVCFGMSYQLSAWLRADKHFIAASSSPMVIPFTIIGMLLIHGAEGSTVDTLVQGTVIGAILHLSILSIVMLRAMPKQTHFWQSCLRLWEPKLRHIARNTTHFLFAGGIFSSTVVVDQTMAAWLSPGSVAVLGYTEKLCGIILAVTVSPSCDVLFPYFADKVAHQDWLGLRKLLLRSAGLILALALPATLLLDGLAPWIVSLLFERGSFTASDTERVAEVLRYAALQIPFFIVSSLASRVVVAMQATQFIIWISVLGLFSNAGLNWLLMQRMGASGIALSTVLVHMISALVVCSYVLRQIRVKLKSVQA is encoded by the coding sequence ATGGTGGAGAGCTTGCGACATCAGCTCTCCCAACTGCTCGACCATACTCGGAAACTCTTTCGTCTGGGAGTCGGCTCGCGCATCGTGTCCGGCTTCATGCTCGTGGCGGTGCTGACGATGGTGTCCAAGGGGGTATCCTTCATCAAAGACGCCACTGTGGCGCACCACTTCGGCACGGGAGATTCCCTGGATGCCTTCCTAGTGGCCTTCGGGCTGCTTTCATTTTTGGCGGCCTTGGCGGGAGGCGGACTCCCGGAAGCTTTTCTTCCCACCTACACCCAGATCGCTCACCAAAAAGGCCGACATCGGGCTCTCCGGCTCGGGGTCCAGAGCACCGGTCTGCATTTCATCTCCCTGCTGATGCTCGCCGGGGTGTGTTACTTGATCGCGCCATCCTTCATCAACTGGGCCACCCGAGGCTTTAATGATGAGAAGCAGGCCCTGGCGGTGCACCTGATGCGGCATCTCCTCCCCTTCATGGTCTGCTTTGGCATGAGCTACCAACTCAGTGCGTGGCTGCGTGCGGATAAACACTTCATCGCTGCCAGTAGCTCCCCGATGGTGATTCCTTTCACCATCATCGGGATGCTGCTCATTCATGGGGCCGAAGGCTCCACCGTTGACACTCTGGTCCAAGGCACGGTCATCGGGGCCATCCTTCACCTATCAATCCTCAGCATCGTCATGCTACGTGCGATGCCGAAGCAAACGCACTTTTGGCAGAGCTGCCTGCGACTCTGGGAGCCCAAGCTGCGGCACATCGCACGCAACACGACGCACTTCCTCTTCGCCGGTGGTATCTTCAGCAGCACCGTGGTGGTGGATCAAACCATGGCGGCATGGCTGTCTCCAGGCAGTGTGGCGGTGCTCGGTTACACGGAGAAACTGTGCGGGATCATTCTCGCCGTCACCGTCTCCCCTTCCTGCGATGTTTTATTCCCCTATTTTGCGGACAAGGTGGCTCATCAAGATTGGCTCGGATTACGTAAGCTGCTGCTGAGAAGCGCAGGTCTGATTCTGGCTCTAGCCTTGCCTGCCACCCTGCTCCTAGACGGGTTGGCTCCCTGGATCGTCAGTCTGCTTTTTGAGCGAGGCTCCTTCACGGCATCGGACACGGAGCGAGTGGCGGAGGTGCTGCGTTATGCGGCGCTTCAGATTCCCTTTTTCATCGTCAGCAGCCTCGCCTCACGCGTGGTCGTGGCCATGCAGGCAACGCAGTTCATCATCTGGATTTCCGTGCTCGGCCTCTTCAGCAATGCAGGTCTCAATTGGCTGCTGATGCAACGGATGGGGGCGTCGGGCATCGCGCTATCCACAGTGCTCGTCCACATGATCTCCGCCCTGGTGGTCTGCTCGTATGTTCTGCGGCAGATACGAGTGAAATTAAAATCGGTGCAGGCCTGA